The sequence below is a genomic window from Budorcas taxicolor isolate Tak-1 chromosome 4, Takin1.1, whole genome shotgun sequence.
TTCTATTTCACTAATTTCTcctgtttctctcctgtgtgctttgagtttattctttttctaaccATTTATATGttgttgatgctgctgctgctgctgctaagtcgctcagtcatatccgactctgtgcaaccccataaacggcagcccaccaggctcccccgtccctgggattctcaacgcaagaacactggagtgggttgccatttctttctccaatgcatgaaagtgaaaagtgaaagtcgctcagtcctgcccaactcttcacgaccccatggactgctgcctaacaggctcctctgtccataggatttttccatgcaagagtactggagtggggtgccattgccttctccgatttgtATGTTAGTACTGTTTAATTGTGAATATAACTTATGTGAATTGCTACttagaaatttaaatgtttttctaaatttgGAAGCTTTCTAGTTATCCTTTTTGTTGTTGACTTCTGACAACTGCattataatgaagaaaaattagCTCCACATTGATTCCTTGAAATTTGGTGTCTTCTCATAGCACATGATCAGTTTTCATAAATGTTCCTTTTGTATTCAAGATATACACTCTCATTTTGTCTGTAGAGTTCTATGTATGTCCATGAGATCAAGTCTGAACTTGTGCTTAGATTCTGTCTTTAACTAATGTTTTTAACTGATTGGTCTCCcatgtatattaaaatatctatGATGGTGATTGTTGATTTCTCCTTGTAGTTCTTGaaatttctgctttatgtttttgaAGTTATCTTACAAAGGACATATAAACTTAACCTTCTATCATTAGTGAGtgatcttcattaaaaaaaagcaatattacCACAGTCATACAGTCTGCTTACACAGCTCCAGGAGATCCCTTCAAAATCTTTCTAGTCTTTTTCATCTTTAGGCTCTCAACGTTTCTGTATCTTTGTtttagatggttttttttttaattggagtaaaaccgctttacactgttgtgttagtttctggtctACAACGTGAATCAACTGTTTgccgtgtgctgtgcttagtcgcttagccgtgtccgactctttgtgaccctgtggactgtagcctgccaggctcctctgcccatgggattctccaggccagaatactggactgggttgctatgccctcctccggggatcttcccaacccagggatcaaacccaggtctcccacactgcaggcagattctttaccagctgagcccccagggaagtccggaatcagctatatgtatacatatatcccctccctcttgagcctcccacccacctccctagtagcatttctttaaaaaggacaGAGCAGATTGTTAAAAATCTAGTCTAACGACCCAAGATTTCTCACAAGAGTGCAGCACATCCGTAGCCGGATTTACCTCCCCCCCAGTATTCTGGGCTTAAATCTAACGACCCAAGATTTCTCACAAGAGTGCAGCACATCCGTAGCCGGATTTACCTCCCCCCCAGTATTCTGGGCTTATTTGTCCTATCCACTTCTTCTCCTGTTTGTTCATATTTTGTTTTCCCCTTTGTTTCAACATATACTACTAGAGCATATATTAATTTTACAGGCAGCTCTTCAAATTGTCAAGTTAAAACTTAAGTCTACAGTTGGCCCATCTTTACTTTCCTTCAGAGTAATACAAGCTATTTAGACTGATGCAATTTCAGTTACCTACCTTACATGTACTAGGCTTATAGGCAAGGGGATAACTAGaatgtttatattgttttttCCTCCCATAAATTAGACATTGTTTTACACTATCAATATTTCTTTAGATTTGCTCAAGGACTAATTACACTATCAATATTTCTTTAGATTTGCTCAAGGACTTACTCTTTTCTCTACTCACTATTACTTCTTACATTTCAGACTTTGGGATAATATTCTTCCTCCACGAAGTCCACTTTTTAGAAGCTCCTTTACTGAGGCAATTTTTATGGTAAATTCTTAGTTTCTGTTCATCTGAAAATGTCTGTTTCATCCTCATTCTTAGGTAATCCAATATAGAAGACTAGTCTGCATCGAAGTTTTCTGGAATGACATTAATGATCCAGCATTTGAGAGTTGAAAGCAGAAAGGAAGGGGCAAGGTAAGCAGTATATGGATTTTTGTATAGCATTTATCAGGTGAATGTCTGAAATGTCTTTCAAACACATTTTTTGAAGACTAGATTCTCACAGTGATCTTCACATGGACTATTTTACGAcccccttttctcttttaaacaagGAAATGCAATGAATACCCTAAGTTCTGTACTCCCTCATCCCCGTTGCTCTCCTGCTTCTCCCCAGCATTGCGTGATCTGCCATCTGGGGCTCGGGATGTgctgcttccttcctttttttaaacaagcaTTCATTTTTCTAGTGCTCGAGAAATCCCACCGGtataatttttagtttaaaagaattttttattaaCCAGGGTTCTTAATTCCTTCCAACACGTCAGATAACAAATCTTTTTAAGATAACTAAGTCTTTGGTCTGACACATTAATATGTAAttgataatttaataataaaagttcattattttttaatcatgttCCTGAAGAATAAGTTATAAATCTGTGAATAACAGTCCATGAAATTAGCACTTCATTTATACAGAGGAGAAACGGAAACTCCTATCACAGTCAAGGCCAGAGTCCTGCTAAGAATTGCTGAGTTTTTCATAAACGTGTGTAACACACATCCAGAGCTTGATAACGAAGGTAACAGAATTTTCACATCTCAACAGCTAAAAGGAGAAGTCCTCTCCAGTGGGGCAAGAGACTGTCACTCTTATTGATCACACACTCTTACGGGGAGGAAAAATAAGCATATTCCCCcaacacacaaatatttatagattaagaggaactaaagagcctcttgatgaaagtgaaagaggagagtgaaaaagttggcttaaagctcaacattcagaaatccagagagatgatatggggtgggaggggggaggggggttcatgtttgggaactcatgtacacccgtggtggattcatgtcaatgtatggcaaaaccaatacagtactgtaaagtaaaataaagtaaaaataaaaattaattaaaaaaataattattttctattaaactctgaaaaaaaaaaaaagaaaactaagatcatggcatctggtcctgtcacttcatgggaaatagacggggaaacagtgtcagactttattttggggggctccaaaatcactgcagatggtgactgcagccatgaaattaaaagatgcttactccttggaaggaaagttatgaccaacctagatagcatattcaaaagcagagacattaccttgccaacaaaggtccatctagtcaaggctctggtttttcctgtggtcatgtatggatgtgagttggactgtgaagaactgagcgccgaggaattgatgcttttgaactgtggtgttggagaagattcttgagagtcccttggactgcaaggagatccaaccagtccattctgaaggagatcagtcctgggtgctcattggaaggactgatgctaaagctgaaactccaatactttggccacctcatgtgaagagttctcattggaaaagaccctgatgctgggagggattgggggcaggaagagaaggggacgacagaggacgagatagctggatggcatcaccgactcgatggacattgtgtctgagtaaactccgggagatggtgatggacagggaggcctggcgtgttgcaattcgtggggctgcaaagagtcagacatgactgagcgactgaactgaacttacgtATAACATGTACTGCATGTAATAAAATacacaagaatataaaatgaaaaaggaactgTGGATAAAATATGGTAATAAAGTATATTAATAgcaaaataacatttattgagggcACACAGGTAAGTCGGTGTAGATGACACTAATGTGATCTGATGTAATTTAACTTGATTAACAATTAGAATGCCATCATTTTAAATTCCATAATGTGGCTGAATAGCCTGATGACTTATTGCCTGCCGACAGTTTGGTTCCCCCTCAACTCACAACAAAAGCAGTCCCTAGACAAGGATTTTGTTTTTTAGGGAGAGAATCCCATGAGGCCGCATGAGAGTGGGGAAGTGAGAGGAAAGGGTGGAAGgtgagaaacagtgagagaatgagGAGATGGCTCCTACAGGGGCCGCCTGAGAAATACCTTGGTTCTCACCCAGACGTGAGGAGTTACCAACCTACCATGAGCTGGCCCTCACTGGTAAGGACTGCCCCGCCTGGCCCACATGCCGCCCAGCAGGCTGTGTCCAGACGACACACTCGCAGAAGTCGCTGGGTTTCGGAACTGCAGGTTCCCCAAAGCTGGAGGAGCTGCAGGTACAGACAGCATATGCTGCATCTGCTATGCCTGCATTATGAAAATGATCTTTTAAGCCCTTACAGAGCAGCTTTGTTAGGTAAGTCAACATACAGTTAATTTTAACTAAACAGCTTACATTTAAATGATTACACCCTTGAGAACACCCGAGTCCGTTGTTCTTTCCACTTTTCCTACAGGATACCTCAAAAATACAAGTGACATAAGGCAATATGATATACGGGTTGAATGAGTGATAGGGTCAATCTGAATATCAAATATTGATGACTCAATCCTTTCTTAGATTAGAATCTACGAATCAAGGTTCTAAATTTTTCTTGCTCCTTCACCGCAGGCTACCTCGTGCGCCCCTGGAGGTGCATGCCAGGGGCCATTTCTGGTGCTTTCTGGCCATTACTGGACCAAGGGATATAAAGCCTTGTCCAGCTCTCAGCTGGCAGCGTTTCAATTCCTTTCAGGGTATGTCTGACCTATTCTAAATGGGTAAGAAAACACAAGTAATGTACAATTATACTATAGTTTTAGCATTTGTCTCTTACTTAAcaaaggtaggaggagaaagcggtgataggaccagatggctggatgccatcatggactcaatggatacaagtttgagcaaactccgggagatggtgaaggacagggaagcctggcgtgctgcagtccgtggggtcacaaacagttgaatatgactgagcaactgaacaacaacaaacaacaagttACTTAACAAGAAAGATGAAAATTTCAACCTTCACAGAATTCTCTGAATGGGTATCTCATTTCCCTGTGATTTAACAATTATACAGAAACCCAACCACTGTGTCCTGGGATTCAGTATAACAGATCAGAATGCTCTGACTTCCTGTAGTCTTGGGTGTGAACGGCAGATTGGGTAGGCTCCTTGCTTTCATCCCCTTTACAGAAATAACAGCTCCATAGAAACATTTTCCAAGTTCACAGCTTCTTAAAGGagttaaatatgaaaaatcagaaaggcgTTTCAACTTTCCTAAACAAGTATTTAACTGAGTTCCAGAAATGTGACACAAAGTTAGAAAACTCCATTTTATTTGGACTGAAATGTGTATCTTATGTATTTAGTTTTAAAACAACTTAATATAgtttaactattattattatcactctGAATAATCTTCAACAACCCAGGAACAGAACAGTCTTAAGGTTCCAGTTTAAGAACTCCATTCTGTGTAGAAACGTGGTTATGTTAGATTCCCTTAGAGTTTAAAACTTTAGAATCAAATCATTTTAGCCtattaaacactttttaaaacttcCATAACATCTGACCAAAGACTGTTTAAGATACACATCAACAAAACTCAACACCACTTTCTCCAATagtaaaaaagtgtttttttaaattgttactttttaaatgacGTGAAACTAAAGAAAACTGGTTGCCGGCTTTAGAATCATTTTGTTTGGAGAAGAGGATTCTACGCTTCACTACCTGCTGCCACGCCTTACAGAGATAGGGCCTATAGTCCACATCCACGTCACCCGGGCGATTAAAGGCACAGGAAGGCCCTTCCTCCGGGTTTGAGGCTTTCTGCATTATACTTTGCGTTGTTGCAAAGAGAACCAAGCGATACTCGTTTACAAGCTTCTCTAAGAGCTGAGAGCACTTCTTCAGAGTCGACTCCTGTAAGTTAACACTTTCTCCTCCGTTCGCGCGGTCTATCCAATAAAAAGCTGACAGGCTATCCAAAATCAAAAGGCAGACAGAAGGATGACTGCAGAGCATGGTTTGCAGCGAGCACAGGGTGAGGAGTAACTGGGTGCTACCACCGCAGTACAGCAGAAACAATCGGCCAAGGCAGCGGCGCACTGTTTCTTCAGAGCTCTGGGACAGCCGATGCTCCAGGACCGTAACCAGCCGGAGCATATCAAAGTGGTAATCTGTATCAATAAACACGACTTCTACTTCCAGTCCCCCTTCCGATTTTGGAAGTATACATCGTGCTGTCAGATGATAAAGCATTTCGGTTTTTCCTGTTCCTTCTGCACCATGAAATTCAAGAATATCACCTGTGTAAAATTTAAAAACGTCAGTCAAAATGCAGCAGCACAATAATGACAGGATACAAAATGAAGTCggcaaaaaatgttttttataaagacatttatggaaattttctcttttgaaagaaaatctaaacCCATTTGCCAAAAGGAATTTGTATACGCaaatacaaatgaagaaattaaacgTAAATCATTCATTTCACCTCTGAAAAAGGTGTTGGTTGTTAATTAGCACCAAGAAAATTTGACAaacaagatgagatggttgaaatgGGCCTATGGGCATCTCCTGGAGATGAGTTACAGCGCTGCGAATAAAGTGCCTtagaccaagcatcttttaaaaagatactgaCTACTGGTACACATTTCTAGTCATTAATCACCCAATATCtggtttctcctttttctttaagTGTAAAACCCCACTTTCGGGGGAAAAGCAATGTGCACAGCTTAAAAGCAATTTCCCCAGTCTTCCTTGCAAAGAGAGGCCGCCAGATACCACCGTGTGGCCACAGGTGGGCGTTTGCTGGGGGTCCCCAGTTGTGCTGGCCTGACACAGGCGCCACTTCtgctctgctgctcccttctcagAGGTGACAGCTATCTGGAAACAGCGAGGACGGCAGGTACACACTGCAGAGGGGAGGCCCCAAGGAGGATGGAGCAGGAAGACTGGAGGTGCCCAGGACGTGGATGACAATGCAGAACCCTGCACAGCAGCCACGCACAGCCTGCCTCCACACCAACATGAAGAACGTAAGTCATGAGGCTGGGCTTCTGTTACGTGCAGCTGAAACACTCCCTAACAAGGGCTTCCCAAAGTGGCTGGCCTTCTGGGTGGAAGGGCTCTTGACTGTGCAATTTCACACACACAGGCAGTAGGGCCCACAGCCCTCAGGCCCTGAGTGCCAACTGCATCCCCGGGGGAAACACCTTGCACGTTTCCATACTGCCTTTAGTTGCCATGTGCTGTATGAATCCCGCTCGACACTGTTTCGTTGAAGTGACACCTGCATTGTAAGTTATTTTCCGAGCGTTATAAGTCAGGGTCAGCTACTCCGAAGACTCAAATCTCTTTCTTGGCAGGTTCGAGTAAGTCTCGTTTATTGAGGACAGCACAAATGAAACACCTGGGGAAACTGTCCTGCCGCCAGACTTTCAAAATCCACTCAAAACGGGCTTTTCCATTCTTGTCTATTTGCCATTCACTTTACGGCTAAACAGTATAACTGGAAACACCATGTTAAAAAGGCAGTTTCTTAGGTTCTGACCCGACTACAAGGTCTGTCTGAGAGTCCAGTTACTTTATTTCCTGTTACTACTAACAAACCATTGTATGTTGGAACACTCACAAATAATCTGTAAGAAATCTAGCAATCTGCCACCATACCATATTTAAGTAGTATAAAACTTCAGCCAAATTTTACTATAATCTTATATACAATTTGCAattcaaatttttaattaaaaagattcCCCTCGCCCCCATTCCCAAGATTTCAGCCTCAGAGAGTAAAATTATCTTCACATTAACAATTGTTCACGGATGCTCTTATGGTGACTAAAATTATATTCAGTTATATTCAACCCAGAAGTTCAGGTTACTCCCTCCTACCATATAGCTAAGGAAGAACTAAGTGGAAATCCTCCCCatacccccaaataaagtcttttACCGCCCTATATTATAGAAAGAGAATAAGCTACATCACTAGATGAAGGAACATTAACATTGAGCCAACAGTAATAGGGAAGGAAAGGTGAAAACACAGCTTAGCAAGGTTGATGGGAAAGTGGCTGTGAGGACGCAGCGGACCACGCAGAGGCGTGGTGGGGCGATAACAAGCAGACCACACACATGCACCTCTTTTTCCTGGCAAGTCGGCCCACAAGGCCGAGGAGCAGCCTCAACGCTTCCACGGGGCTTTCCAGCGGAAAAAGGGACTCCTAATAACACTCAGAGGTAGGAAAAGCTAACCTGATCGTCGATCGTCATTACATTTACAAGGTATGGCATTTCTGACGATTTACTTGATAGATTTCTTGTTCACTACTTTAAGGTAGGAACTTGAATACTCTATCCTTAGTGCAGAGTACAGTATCTTTTGAATGCATTTCATCGGATTCTTCTCTTCTTAAGAACGTCttgaaagaaatctaaaaaatgaaaatgtaagttcTCATTCCATGCAGAAAGTCAATTTTGGAACACAGCATTTTGAAAGGGAGCAGGTGTGGTAGGGAGGCGCAGGTGGGGTGTGGCTTTGGTTAGCAGAGTGGGCAGGTGTGAAGGCCACTGACCAAGGCGTGGAATGAGGGGCCAACACCAGAGATAAGCCAGGGCAGGAGCCAACGGTTCAGGGCTGGTTCAGCCCCCGCCAGCTGCCCCTGGGCCAAGTGTGCTGACGCTTCGTTTCTATCAAGTCTTTGGCCTCCTTCACTTACTCAGAAGGTAAGGGGAAACCTAGCGTAGTGACTTAAAAGTTCTCAAAGACAGGCTTGGAAGTAccatgtaaagaaagaaaaagactgagtAGAGAGTTTTCATCCACATATCACATAAATATTCTAACAAGAATTTAGCTTTCAAAATGGTACGTTAAGATGTATCTCTAGgtgtcaaaaataaatatatcctaCGGCCACTAGGATTCAAGATTCATGACAGTAATAAGAAAGAGAGTAATTTAGGAATAAGCTacatagaaacagagaacagaaaacTCTTTAGGGGAGTGGGAGTGAACCTAAGACAGAGGCCAAAACTCAATTCTCAGGACACACCCACAGTTAGAGGAGCCAGCATGAAGGCAGGTACGACAGAAATTTCGTAGGGATAGTACTAAATAATAGTAAATGCAGCAGCAAagttctaaaaatgaaaaaacagccCGGGAGAGGTGAGGAACAGATCGCCGGCCTGTCCTGGATAGTAACCTGACAGCAGTAAATGTACGGTCTGCAAAAGCACCTTTAACACAAACATTATTTTATGAGCCAAACTTTAAAAACAGAGATGCTCAGTCTGCAGCAGCACCAGAGGGAGCAGTCACTCTTTAGAGAAGAGCAGGAGGGAAATCAGCCTGGAGGAAGGGAGGCACACATGCGGAACCAGAAAAATAACAATGGTTTAGGCTCGTTTCAAGAGTAAAAATTCAACAGCAATTTCATGTGGCTGGAGAGTCAAATGAAGATAAGGTAAGATAAATGTAACATATTCTGAGGCAACAGAGGAGGGACTCCGCAGGGAGCTAGAAACCCAAGATATTGGTGAGAGGGTAACTGTGAGACCTCTCCGGATGTTTTCTGGAGTTCTCAGAACAGAGGGAAAATGAAAACTTTGCTAAGTGTTTTCTTGGATAGAGCTGTGGGGCTCATAAACATGTTTTCAGCGGTAATTCAAGAGTAAGGCTTTGAGTGCACTCTCCTACAAGATCTAACGAGGCTTTCTAAACCCATGCATTAACTGAGACCAGCCGGTGTGGTGTGAATATGGATTCTTCATAGCCCTGGTTCAGCATGAATGAAACTGAGATAAAGTTTAAGGCTGTCTGAGAGACTATTAGGTAGGTAGAAGCACTCTTCCCCTTTTACAGATTAGTAGCAAAGTGAGGGGGAAAAGGGCATTTCTAACAACCGGGTAAGTAAAATCTGCCAACTTGGAAATTAAAGATGAATATGATCATTAACTTCTTGAACTAGATTCTCTACAAATGTTTGTTTAATgatgaactgaaataaatttcattgatttttataaacatttactaCCTAATCATAAGATCAAAAATAATATTCAAACATAATGTTCTATAGGGAGACAGGGTCCTTTTAACTGCATCTGAAACACTATCTCATAAGTTTCTGTGAGCTGTTAAGAGAAATCTTGCCCTAGTCCAGTCAAATTACTGAGTATGACAACTGGTAGttaaagaaaaaacccaaaccaaaaaaaaaaaaaaatcacctctacAGTTTGACAGTTGACAAGTTAAACTAAACCAGAAAATCTGGATGGTTTGGCCTTGATAGTTACCATCACAAATAGAATGCTGTAAGGGGTTTGGGTAGCAGATTGTCAGAGTGAGTTTATGAATCTAAAGAGCcttcaaaataaggaaaagagagaaaagccaaaAAATACATCCTCTAGGTACCAACTTACTTccttggaggctcagacagtaaagaatcaacctgcaatgcaggagacctgggtttgatttctgggttgggaagatcccatggaggagggcatggcaaccccctccagtattcttgccaggagaatcccatgggcagaggagcctgacaggccacggtccatggggtctcaaagagtcagacacgactgagcgatcatATAACAAGCGAGCTGAATTTGCAGAGCAATCACTATCGTACTGAAGAGATAATGAGTTTGCATATGGTCCTGAATAACTACTATCCAGAAAAAGCATTAAAAACGTTTCACAACAGTATTGGAGATGCTTGTAACCCCTCAATCTCTTACTGCTTCAAAATGAACTTCCCTGTAACACTTTCTGTTAAAGTGCTGTTGTTGATAAATAACCCTTATAATCCTGGTCTTATGTCTGCTGTTGCTCTAAAGAGTATTCATCTAATCAGGTATTTTTTTCATCTAACTAGTTTTATAGCTCTAAGATCTATCATaattttaagtaaacttttttgttagtgactgaacataatggtgttttttaaagtttctagaaacataacATTCAAATGTATAAGCTGTGCTTCGAATCCATGTTTTAGTCAGTTCCATAAGGTTCAATGTAATAATATCCTTTCTGATAGACTAAAAAGATAGTTGAATCTTTTGTCTAATATGTTTGATCAAAATTTGTCATTTATTATTGACAGTTTAGAATTTTTTTGACTAACACATATGCTCTATAGGAAATACTAAAAGGAGTCCTTCAGGATGCATAAAAGGATAGCAGTAGACAGTAACTTAATTCCAAATGAGCAAATAAAGAACACAGGTAAATATAACTGTATAGGTAAATGTAAGAGTTATGTGTTTTATagttgtaattattttttcatctgaTTTAAGAAACAACTGCATTAagtaattttaatgattttaactAAGCAAAATTTTAAGTGTGAAGGGCATATACTGTATAAATGCATAATTTATAAcagcaagaggaaggggacaggaATGGAGCTACGATAGCAAAGATTTTTtacaaaaaatatagaaattaagGTGGTATGTAACCCATACTAGACTGTTATAAATTAAGATGTTGACTGTGATCCTGAGGGTGATCATGAGGTAACTAAcacaaaaaaggtaaaaataatgaCAAGGAATTAAAATTATACTAGAAAATATCTACTTAAcacaaagtaaaagtgttagttgctcagttgggtctattttttctttactttttgtgtgtccagctctttgagaaccccatggatggcagcccaccagattcctcggtccatggaattctccaagcaagaatactggagtgggttgccatgcccttcttcaggtgatcttcctgccttggggatcgaacccaggtctcctgaactgcaggcagattctttaccctgtgaGCCACCACTGACGCCCATTTAACACAGAAGAGAGTAAAGGATTGAACGGAGGAACAAAAGAGATGCAGGACACATATGAACAGACAGCAGGATGGCACCCATAAACCCTGTCTTAACTAATAACAAACGGACTAAACAGTCCAAACAAAAGGCAGAGACTGACAAAAGGGAATAAAAAAACATGATCCAACTACAGGTTGTCTACAGCGGGCATACTTTACAACCCAAGTCACAAGGTTGATACTAAAAGGACAGAAGACGAAATACTATGCAAGCGTAACCAACAGAGACTAGAAGCGGCTAGCCTGTCACCAGACAGAATACGTCTCCAGAACTTTATCACCTCCCAAAACTGAAAATCTGTACCCAGTAAACaattctctcttccctccccagcccctggaaaccaccattccaCTTTCTGTTTCCATGGATCTGACTATTTTAGACTCCCCATATAATACAGGGGATTCaggaagtatttttctttttgtgactggcttatttcactaagcatgtcctcaagattcattcatgttgtagcatatgtcagaatttctctccttttgaaggctgaataatattccattctatgtaCAGACCACCTTTGTttaaatccattcatctgttgatgagcacttgggttgctttcatCTCTGAGCAATTACtgtgaatactgctgctatgaacacaggtaTGCAAATAATACCTGTTCAATACCCTG
It includes:
- the XRCC2 gene encoding DNA repair protein XRCC2, which encodes MCSDFHRAESGTELLARLEGRSSLKEIEPHLFADEESPVHGDILEFHGAEGTGKTEMLYHLTARCILPKSEGGLEVEVVFIDTDYHFDMLRLVTVLEHRLSQSSEETVRRCLGRLFLLYCGGSTQLLLTLCSLQTMLCSHPSVCLLILDSLSAFYWIDRANGGESVNLQESTLKKCSQLLEKLVNEYRLVLFATTQSIMQKASNPEEGPSCAFNRPGDVDVDYRPYLCKAWQQVVKRRILFSKQNDSKAGNQFSLVSRHLKSNNLKKHFFTIGESGVEFC